Proteins encoded within one genomic window of Hevea brasiliensis isolate MT/VB/25A 57/8 chromosome 8, ASM3005281v1, whole genome shotgun sequence:
- the LOC110645385 gene encoding nucleobase-ascorbate transporter 4 isoform X1 — translation MEGIDTCIPNCPYCQYSPTLYYFSFSSSPSQCPNCQNNWFTSNYGIPSSSTYAYESPPPPPPPPPPPPPPPPPPPPPQQQQSLKPPPPPQTRPQQGRRRPSRTRSQIDAGLAVQYRKRQAQAMPRLTEVDIPIGDNPDWREPSLYLMGLQFSIVIVWTAMIIPSTLAALMGGGNVEKAEAIQSSLFTAAINTFSQILLGSQLPVVMQISEAFIIPAISIAISTNNKFSATLTPRQMFKRSMRRIQGASIIGSFLQIIVGFSGLGEIFASKLTILSSIPLVTLIGLGLYDRGFPQLAKCIEIGLPAVAIVIFSTQFLPYIWKPKRPMLVRSVVITISIAIAWTFAEILTVAGAYNNASQEKQNNCRTDRSGLIPAAPW, via the exons ATGGAAGGCATCGATACCTGCATCCCAAACTGCCCTTATTGCCAGTATAGTCCAACACTTTACtacttctctttctcttcttctccttctcaaTGCCCTAATTGCCAAAATAATTGGTTTACATCCAACTACGGCATCCCCAGCTCTTCTACGTACGCTTATGAatcgccacctccacctccacctccacctccaccgcctcctccacctcctcctccacctccacctccacaacaACAACAATCATTGAAACCTCCCCCACCACCACAAACACGACCACAGCAAGGACGGCGACGACCGTCCAGAACAAGAAGCCAGATAGATGCAGGTCTTGCAGTGCAATATCGAAAAAGACAGGCTCAGGCGATGCCCCGTCTAACTGAAGTTGACATTCCTATCGGAGATAATCCAGATTGGA GAGAGCCATCTCTTTATCTCATGGGATTGCAGTTTAGCATAGTGATCGTCTGGACTGCTATGATCATTCCCTCAACGCTTGCGGCGTTGATGGGTGGTGGCAAT GTTGAGAAAGCTGAAGCAATCCAAAGTTCGCTCTTTACAGCAGCGATAAACACGTTCTCGCAGATTTTGTTGGGTTCTCAACTTCCGGTGGTGATGCAAATATCCGAAGCTTTCATCATCCCAGCCATCTCCATTGCTATATCAACTAATAATAAATTTAGTGCGACACTCACTCCTCGTCAG ATGTTTAAAAGATCAATGAGACGTATACAAGGAGCAAGTATTATTGGGTCCTTCCTTCAAATCATCGTTGGTTTCTCTGGTCTAGGGGAGATTTTCGCAAG CAAGCTTACCATTCTCTCTTCTATTCCTCTTGTGACTCTTATTGGACTTGGGCTTTATGACCGTGGATTCCCGCAG TTGGCAAAATGTATTGAAATTGGACTCCCAGCAGTAGCTATTGTGATTTTCTCAACCCAG TTCCTTCCCTATATTTGGAAACCAAAAAGACCTATGCTTGTTCGATCAGTTGTGATCACGATCTCGATTGCAATTGCATGGACCTTTGCAGAAATTTTGACCGTGGCTGGTGCATATAATAATGCATCTCAAGAGAAACAAAATAATTGTCGCACTGATCGTTCAGGGCTCATTCCTGCTGCACCTTGGTGA
- the LOC110645385 gene encoding nucleobase-ascorbate transporter 4 isoform X2, translated as MEGIDTCIPNCPYCQYSPTLYYFSFSSSPSQCPNCQNNWFTSNYGIPSSSTYAYESPPPPPPPPPPPPPPPPPPPPPQQQQSLKPPPPPQTRPQQGRRRPSRTRSQIDAGLAVQYRKRQAQAMPRLTEVDIPIGDNPDWREPSLYLMGLQFSIVIVWTAMIIPSTLAALMGGGNVEKAEAIQSSLFTAAINTFSQILLGSQLPVVMQISEAFIIPAISIAISTNNKFSATLTPRQLAKCIEIGLPAVAIVIFSTQFLPYIWKPKRPMLVRSVVITISIAIAWTFAEILTVAGAYNNASQEKQNNCRTDRSGLIPAAPW; from the exons ATGGAAGGCATCGATACCTGCATCCCAAACTGCCCTTATTGCCAGTATAGTCCAACACTTTACtacttctctttctcttcttctccttctcaaTGCCCTAATTGCCAAAATAATTGGTTTACATCCAACTACGGCATCCCCAGCTCTTCTACGTACGCTTATGAatcgccacctccacctccacctccacctccaccgcctcctccacctcctcctccacctccacctccacaacaACAACAATCATTGAAACCTCCCCCACCACCACAAACACGACCACAGCAAGGACGGCGACGACCGTCCAGAACAAGAAGCCAGATAGATGCAGGTCTTGCAGTGCAATATCGAAAAAGACAGGCTCAGGCGATGCCCCGTCTAACTGAAGTTGACATTCCTATCGGAGATAATCCAGATTGGA GAGAGCCATCTCTTTATCTCATGGGATTGCAGTTTAGCATAGTGATCGTCTGGACTGCTATGATCATTCCCTCAACGCTTGCGGCGTTGATGGGTGGTGGCAAT GTTGAGAAAGCTGAAGCAATCCAAAGTTCGCTCTTTACAGCAGCGATAAACACGTTCTCGCAGATTTTGTTGGGTTCTCAACTTCCGGTGGTGATGCAAATATCCGAAGCTTTCATCATCCCAGCCATCTCCATTGCTATATCAACTAATAATAAATTTAGTGCGACACTCACTCCTCGTCAG TTGGCAAAATGTATTGAAATTGGACTCCCAGCAGTAGCTATTGTGATTTTCTCAACCCAG TTCCTTCCCTATATTTGGAAACCAAAAAGACCTATGCTTGTTCGATCAGTTGTGATCACGATCTCGATTGCAATTGCATGGACCTTTGCAGAAATTTTGACCGTGGCTGGTGCATATAATAATGCATCTCAAGAGAAACAAAATAATTGTCGCACTGATCGTTCAGGGCTCATTCCTGCTGCACCTTGGTGA